The following proteins come from a genomic window of Neptunomonas concharum:
- a CDS encoding V-type ATP synthase subunit I, which yields MSILKLQKATLIGLTEHKAQLLDQLQTLGVLHIIPLSSKKMRESHTPQEADVSPEYLSTLLAYLLSCSHKRRQVLSERHFKLDTILAEVSENRNRRLALLERRDFLKKRIKDLRPWGSFILPEHGELYEHKLWFYLVPNYKMRELSDVPLPWSAVYRDNRHTYVAVVSPKEPPANLMPVQRTHTGSVPMDVLERDLEDVEILLETLEAEREALTRWIYLLQRSVAGIADQDSLKSVADQTMDRQEIFAVQGWVAERDAKLLEGFAMEQGMVLQLLQPETNELPPTYLDNPNSVAGGEEVVHFFQMPGYRGWDPSRVVFFSFVTFFALIMSDAGYSLLLGGILAFYWKRMGTTQSLRRLRVMGVALTLAGVVWGVLVGSYFGAPPPSWLAPAKVMDLNDFDSMMMLSISIGAGHLILGNLMMAWVRRKERTRWGPLGWAIAIASILWGWLSGFTVIHWLGAGLGLVMVFLFTTETSGWGLKRLLSGLLALTNVTKLFGDVLSYLRLFALGLASASLAVTFNQLAVDVAVALPGIGLLLKVLILLTGHLLNFVLTVISGVIHGLRLNLIEFYNWSLADEGYAFQPFAKREVLPWIT from the coding sequence ATGAGTATTTTGAAACTCCAAAAAGCGACTCTGATTGGACTGACGGAGCACAAAGCGCAGTTGCTGGATCAGCTGCAGACGTTAGGCGTGCTACACATCATCCCACTCTCCTCTAAGAAAATGCGTGAGTCTCATACGCCTCAAGAAGCGGATGTTAGCCCCGAGTATTTATCCACATTGCTGGCATATCTGCTTTCCTGCTCCCACAAGCGCCGTCAGGTGCTCAGTGAGCGGCATTTCAAACTAGATACTATTTTGGCGGAGGTCTCTGAAAATCGGAATCGGCGTTTGGCTTTACTTGAGCGTAGAGATTTCCTTAAAAAACGCATCAAAGATCTGCGCCCATGGGGGAGTTTTATTCTCCCAGAGCATGGTGAACTGTATGAGCATAAGCTTTGGTTTTACTTGGTGCCAAATTATAAGATGCGCGAGCTAAGTGATGTGCCACTCCCTTGGTCTGCCGTCTATCGAGATAATCGGCATACCTATGTCGCGGTTGTTTCTCCTAAAGAGCCTCCTGCGAATCTAATGCCTGTGCAGCGCACGCATACCGGTTCAGTGCCCATGGATGTTCTAGAGCGAGATCTGGAAGATGTGGAGATCTTGCTCGAAACGCTGGAGGCGGAGCGAGAAGCCCTAACTCGGTGGATCTATCTTTTACAGCGCTCGGTCGCTGGCATCGCTGACCAAGACAGTTTAAAAAGTGTTGCGGATCAGACGATGGATCGGCAAGAGATTTTTGCAGTTCAAGGTTGGGTTGCAGAGCGAGATGCTAAGTTGCTAGAAGGGTTTGCAATGGAGCAGGGTATGGTGCTTCAGCTTCTGCAGCCGGAAACGAATGAGTTACCGCCAACCTACCTTGATAATCCGAATTCCGTTGCCGGCGGAGAAGAAGTTGTGCATTTTTTTCAGATGCCAGGCTATCGCGGCTGGGATCCGTCTCGTGTTGTGTTCTTCTCTTTCGTAACATTTTTTGCCTTGATCATGTCTGATGCTGGCTACTCACTCTTATTGGGGGGGATTTTGGCATTTTACTGGAAGCGCATGGGTACAACGCAGAGCCTGCGACGACTTCGTGTAATGGGTGTCGCGCTAACCTTGGCGGGTGTGGTTTGGGGGGTACTGGTGGGTAGCTATTTTGGTGCGCCTCCGCCCTCATGGCTAGCGCCAGCTAAGGTCATGGATCTGAATGACTTCGACAGTATGATGATGCTCTCTATCAGCATCGGGGCAGGTCATCTGATATTAGGCAATTTAATGATGGCGTGGGTTCGACGTAAAGAACGAACACGCTGGGGGCCGCTAGGCTGGGCGATTGCTATCGCTTCTATTTTATGGGGCTGGTTGTCAGGTTTCACAGTCATCCATTGGCTGGGCGCCGGATTGGGGTTGGTAATGGTGTTTTTATTTACCACTGAAACCTCTGGCTGGGGTTTAAAGCGTCTCTTAAGCGGTTTGCTGGCACTCACAAATGTCACGAAGCTGTTTGGTGATGTGTTGAGCTACTTGCGCTTGTTTGCTCTGGGGTTAGCCAGTGCTTCACTTGCCGTTACTTTCAATCAGCTTGCGGTTGATGTGGCCGTTGCGCTTCCGGGTATCGGCTTGCTATTGAAAGTACTGATTCTGCTCACAGGGCACTTACTAAACTTTGTGTTGACGGTTATCAGTGGGGTCATTCATGGCTTGCGCTTAAACTTAATCGAATTTTATAACTGGAGTCTGGCGGATGAAGGCTATGCCTTCCAGCCGTTCGCAAAACGGGAGGTTTTACCTTGGATAACCTGA
- a CDS encoding ATP synthase subunit C → MDNLIMALGWAGLYAPMALGAIGSMIGCSLAGQAACGALLETESGHGRYIGISAMPSSQSIYGIVVMFALNRTVTPENAAGLAGIGILCGLALLFSAAYQGRCCASAINVSKIRPEIFGMSLAPAAIVEGFAVFAFIFALVISAGVPA, encoded by the coding sequence TTGGATAACCTGATTATGGCATTAGGATGGGCAGGTTTGTACGCGCCCATGGCACTGGGTGCAATCGGCAGTATGATTGGCTGTTCTTTAGCGGGGCAGGCGGCGTGTGGTGCATTACTGGAAACGGAGTCAGGACATGGTCGATACATAGGCATTTCGGCTATGCCTTCCTCACAATCTATCTATGGCATCGTCGTGATGTTTGCCTTGAATCGCACAGTTACACCGGAAAACGCTGCGGGGTTGGCAGGTATTGGCATTCTTTGTGGTTTGGCGCTGCTATTCAGTGCGGCGTATCAGGGACGCTGTTGCGCGTCAGCGATTAATGTCTCGAAAATTCGCCCTGAGATATTTGGTATGTCATTGGCGCCTGCTGCGATTGTTGAGGGGTTTGCTGTGTTTGCTTTTATTTTTGCGCTGGTTATCAGTGCGGGTGTTCCCGCCTAG
- a CDS encoding ATPase, with protein MNDNGVHASSGVEALIEQLREQGVRTGQQEASRLIEEAEHRADWLLSQARQEAEQLVANARREAEHLRKAGEDALRIAARDMNLEVKESLGKSFTDQVERLVSQQMDNPEFLQRLIIELVGKSRVDMGLDATEKVEVLLPQTFIGLEELRRNPSEYRDGQLSKFVQSLTAEQLREGLSIGLHEGKGIKVSLVGQEIEVDLSSAAISQLLLKHLQPRFRAILEGVIR; from the coding sequence ATGAATGACAACGGAGTACATGCCTCTTCAGGTGTTGAAGCACTCATAGAGCAGTTGAGAGAACAAGGCGTACGCACAGGGCAGCAAGAGGCATCACGCTTAATTGAAGAGGCTGAACATCGTGCTGACTGGCTGTTGTCTCAAGCGCGCCAAGAGGCTGAGCAATTGGTTGCTAATGCGCGTCGTGAGGCCGAGCACTTACGTAAGGCTGGCGAAGATGCACTGCGTATAGCAGCAAGGGATATGAATCTCGAAGTTAAAGAGAGTTTGGGCAAAAGCTTCACGGACCAAGTAGAGCGCCTTGTATCGCAACAGATGGATAATCCTGAGTTCTTGCAACGCTTAATCATTGAGCTGGTAGGTAAGAGCCGTGTCGATATGGGGTTAGATGCTACAGAAAAAGTGGAAGTACTGTTGCCCCAAACCTTTATTGGGTTAGAGGAGTTGCGACGAAACCCCAGTGAGTATCGTGACGGTCAGCTGAGTAAATTTGTTCAATCGCTGACTGCTGAGCAGTTGCGTGAAGGGCTAAGTATTGGACTTCATGAAGGGAAGGGTATCAAGGTTTCTCTTGTCGGTCAGGAGATCGAGGTTGATCTGAGCAGTGCGGCGATATCACAACTGTTGCTGAAACATCTACAGCCTAGGTTTCGCGCTATCCTTGAAGGGGTTATTCGCTAG